The nucleotide sequence AGCCGGTCGACTGGGGCACGATCGGCGGCAGGATCGGGGCGCCGAAATGGTACCAGTGCAATCCCAGGGGTTGATCGGTCGGTGCGAAGAAGCGGATCAGCCTGCGGTCCAGCCAGCTTTCCCCTTCTTTGGGTACATCGTACAGAAATGCGCTCTGATGACTGAGCCCCAGACTGGGAATCCCCTGCCGGCGGGCGGCCCAGGCGGAAACCGGCTCAAAATCATTGATCACCAGATCATAGCCGGACAGATCCATCGCCTTGACCTCCTGCCAGAAATTCAGCAATGAATTGCGCCGGAAGGTTTGCCACTGATTCACCTTGCCATGCTCAGTGATAAAGGTCAGCCCCTTCGAGGTGCGATAATCACCGAAACACGCCATATCAAAATAGTCTTCAGCCGGACGGCCGGAGAAATGAAAATCGACGCTCACCCCAAGCTGATCAAAGGCTCTGGCCATTTCTCTGGCCCGGGAAATGTGGCCGTTGCCAGTTCCTTGTACGCCGTAAAGTATCTTCATATCGCCCCCTTGACGACATCAAAGCACATCATGCCAAGCAAGGCGCCCGCCACAATATCGGTAATAAAATGCACGCCCAGCAGCACACGGGAGAATCCGATCAGCATGGCCCAGGGCCAGACCAGCCAGGCTGCAGCCGGGTAAAAAGTAGAAATTAAAGACGCCATCAGAAAAGCGGCAGCGGTGTGACCGGACGGCAGGCTGTATTTGTCAGAAGGTTGAATAAAACTGGGCAACTGCGCCGGACGATTGCGTTTAAAGGTGTTTTTCAATAGCAGGTAGACAGGCAATTCCAGCAGAAAAGCCAGTAACCCCAGACCTAAGACCTGACCGCCCTGTTGCCGGTCAAATACCCAGGCCAGCAAGCCAAACAGTAAGTACAAGGGCCCGTCGCCCGAACGGGAGATTATCCGGCTCAGTGTCGCCACCGGCTGGTTAAAGCGGTGACACAGACATAAACTGGAAAAGGCATAATCAAAGCGCTGAATGGGTACTAAAACAGTCACTGCCATAGCACAATTCTCCTCTTAACCTGTGCAGCCAGATTAAGAAGCGGATGTGACAAGCGGGTGACGATTTCGAGGAGGGATAATGACAATCATCGTCTTTGCGCGGGCAGAAGGGAGCGGGGATGGCTGCGCGCTCAACAGAGTTGCGTGATAACCGCAGCTCGACGAGAACCAAAGCAGGTCAGACTCCCCTGCTCTCCTATCTAAAATGCATAAAGATACAATTATCGCTTGACGCTAGTCTGTACAATTTGATATTCCTTTGGTCAACAACACAGCGGATCAAAAAAACAATGCAAACACAATTCACCCTTCTACTCAGCCTACTCCTTCTCGTGACCAGTCGCGTGGGTAGCTGATGGGTGAAATTCACCGCTAACAATTCAGATTAACCCGCGCCCAAGCGCGGGTTTTTCGTATAAAGGCCCGGCGTACAGGACGCGACCAAGCCATTATTAACAGGCAGGCCAACTAAAAAGGAAGCAATCATGAACGATCAGGTCATTATATTCGACACCACCTTGCGCGACGGCGAACAGGCCTTGTCCGCCAGCTTAACGGTGAAAGAGAAGCTGCAGATTGCCTATGCCCTGGAGCGCCTGGGCGTCGATATTATTGAAGCTGGCTTCCCGGTGTCCTCGCCGGGCGATTTTGAGTCGGTGCAGACCATCGCCAGGCACATCAAGAACAGCCGCGTCTGTGCCTTGTCCCGTGCCGTGGCCAACGACATTGATGTCGCTGCCGAATCGTTAAAAGTTGCCGAAGCCTTCCGAATCCATACCTTCATCTCCACCTCCACCATTCATGTTCAGGACAAACTGCGCCGCAGCTATGATGATGTGATCGACATGGCGGTGGCTGCCGTGACCCGTGCCCGTAAGTACACCGACGATGTCGAGTTTTCCTGTGAAGACGCCGGCCGTACCCCAATCGATAACCTGTGCCGTATGGTTGAAGCGGCCATCAAAGCCGGCGCAACCACGGTCAATATCCCGGACACGGTTGGCTATACCCTGCCGAGCGAATTTGGCGGCATCATTTCCCAGCTGTTCAACCGCGTACCGAACATAGACAAAGCCGTCATTTCGGTGCACTGCCACGATGATCTGGGCATGTCGGTCGCTAACTCCATGGCTGCCATTCAGGCCGGTGCCCGTCAGGTCGAAGGCACGATCAACGGGATTGGCGAGCGCGCCGGTAACTGTGCGCTGGAAGAGATCGCCATGATCATCAAAACCCGCGCCGAGCTGCTGGGTGTCACCACCAATATCAAGCACGAAGAAATTTCCCGCACCAGCAAAATGGTCAGCCAGCTGTGTAACATGCCGATTCAGTCCAACAAAGCCATTGTCGGTGCCAATGCCTTCAGCCACTCGTCGGGGAT is from Photobacterium sp. TLY01 and encodes:
- a CDS encoding phosphatase PAP2 family protein, producing MAVTVLVPIQRFDYAFSSLCLCHRFNQPVATLSRIISRSGDGPLYLLFGLLAWVFDRQQGGQVLGLGLLAFLLELPVYLLLKNTFKRNRPAQLPSFIQPSDKYSLPSGHTAAAFLMASLISTFYPAAAWLVWPWAMLIGFSRVLLGVHFITDIVAGALLGMMCFDVVKGAI
- the leuA gene encoding 2-isopropylmalate synthase, whose amino-acid sequence is MNDQVIIFDTTLRDGEQALSASLTVKEKLQIAYALERLGVDIIEAGFPVSSPGDFESVQTIARHIKNSRVCALSRAVANDIDVAAESLKVAEAFRIHTFISTSTIHVQDKLRRSYDDVIDMAVAAVTRARKYTDDVEFSCEDAGRTPIDNLCRMVEAAIKAGATTVNIPDTVGYTLPSEFGGIISQLFNRVPNIDKAVISVHCHDDLGMSVANSMAAIQAGARQVEGTINGIGERAGNCALEEIAMIIKTRAELLGVTTNIKHEEISRTSKMVSQLCNMPIQSNKAIVGANAFSHSSGIHQDGVLKNKNTYEIMTPESIGLKNQALNLTSRSGRAAVKSHMDSMGYNDNEYNLDTLYADFLKLADRKGQVFDYDLEALMYFANMREEDDYFKLNYLSVQSGSVMATTSIKLQCGDEEKCEAAVGNGPVDALYQCIYRLTGYEIALDKFDLTAKGEGEDGLGQADIIANYKGRKYHGTGLATDIVEASGQALLHVINSIHRAEQIAEIKQKTKMETV